CGACGACAGCACCCCGAAGTACGCCCCGAGCCGCCGCTCGGCCGCGAGGACCGGCACCAGCGCCTGGGCGACGGGACCGGCCAGCATCTGCCCGGCGGTCAGCAGCACGACGAACCCGACGGCCGGCCACGGCCCGGCCGGCGCGGCCGGCAGAGCGGCCGCGACGAGCAGGAAGGCGGCCGACATCAGGCCGAAGCCGAGCAGGATCGGCGTCCCGACGCGGCGGCGGCGGGCCCACCGGGTGGTGGGCACCTGTCCGAGGATCACCATCACCGCGGCCAGCGCGAAGAGCCACCCCAGCGCGCCCTGCCCGCCGGTGCCCCGCTCCAGCTCGACCGGCAGGGCCAGGTAGAGCTGGTTGTAGCAGAGCAGGTAGGCCGAGTAGCCGGCCGCGAAGACGAGGAAGCGCCGGTTGCGCACCACCTCCGCCCATCCGGCGAACACCGGCTCGTCGGCGTGCGCGGCGGGGCGGGGCGGCAGCCACCGCAGGTGGGCGAGCCCGATCAGCACGAACGCCGCGGCGGCCACCGCGCAGGCCAGCCCGAAGTCGACGAGGAGCAGGCCGGCGCCCACCAGCGGCCCGACGACCGTGCCGACCTGACCGCTGACGGCGAACATCGCGAACACGTCGGCCCGCGTCGGGCCGCCGGGCGGCAGCTCCCCGGCCTCCCGCGCCAGCGCGGACTCCACGGCCGGGGAGAACAGCGCCGCGGCGAAGCCGGTGAGCAGCGCTCCGGCCAGCACCCCCGGCAGGGAGGTCGCCACGCCGAGCAGCACGAACCCGACCACCCGCAGCGCGCACCCGGCGAGGATCACCGGCTTCGCCCCCCACCTGTCGGCCAGGGTCCCGCCGACCACGAACAGGCCCTGCTGGCTGAAGGTGCGCAGCCCGAGGACGAGCCCGACCAGCCCGCCGGCGAGCGCGAGGTCGGTCGCGAGGTGCACCGCGAGGTAGGGCACCACCATGAAGAAGCCGACGTTGAACGCCAGCTGCGTGCCCACCAGCAGGCGCATCACGGGCGGCAGCGCACCGAACGCCGTCCCCGGACGGTCTCCCTCGCCGACCACAGTCACCACTCATTCGCATCTACGCATCTCTGCGACAACCTGTCGTGTGCTGGTGCAGAGTAGGTCGCACAAGCGTTGACACCCGGTCCGGCGTGATCACACAATCCGCCGACCCCGATCCGCCGCACCCGACGGCATCCGCGAGAGGCAGGCCCCGTGCACCCCGCACCGACCCGATCCCGGGCAGTCGTACTGGCCCTCCTGGCCTGCCTGGTGACCGCCTGCGGAGCCGGGACGGCCCCGCAGGCGGGCGTTGCCGTCCCGGACGGCGTGGTGACGATCGGCCTGCAGTTCGCGCCGCGCTCCGGTTTCGCCGTCGACACCGACGACGCGTTCGTCCTCACCCAGCTCGGCGCCGTCGAGACGCTCGTGGCCGTCGACGGCGAGCGCCGCCCGCAGCCCGGTCTCGCGACGGAGTGGACCCAGGTCGAGCCCACCACCTGGCGCTTCACGCTGCGGCCGGGGGTGACCTTCCACGACGGGACCCCGCTGACCGCGGACGCCGTGGTGGGCGCGCTGCGCTACGTCGCCGGGGTCGCCGCGCCGCCGCGGGCGATCGCGGGCGCGGCGCTGACCGCCGAGGCCGACGGCGACGCCGTGCTGGTGCGGACCGCGGCCCCCGACCCGATCCTGCCGCTGCGGCTGAGCGCACCGGGCACCGCGATCCTCGCGCCGTCCGCCTACGCGGGCGACGGGCCGCCCTCGGTCGTCGGCACGGGCACCGGGCTGCTGCGGATCACCGAGGCGGACGCGGCGCAGGGCGTCACCCTCGAGCGCTTCGACGGGTACTGGGGCGAGCGGGCCGGGGTGGCCTCGGTCGTCGCGCGCTTCCTCCCCGACCCGACGGCCCGGGCGCTGGCGTTCCGCGCCGGCGACGTCGACGTCGTGCTCGGCCTCCCCGAGCCCGCCGTGCTGGAGCTGCAGTCCACCCCGGACGTCGAGGTGCAGACGGTCCCGACCCCGCGGACCGCGAGCCTGTACCTCAACGCGTCCGCGCCGCCGTTCGCCGACGTCCGCGTCCGGCGGGCCGTGGCGCTCGCCGTCGACCGCACCGCGCTCGCCGAGCAGGCGCTCGCCGGGTCCGGGCTGCCCGCCTCGGAGGTGTTCGGTCCGGCGGTGCCGTGGGGCGGCACCGGCCCGGTCCCGGCCGCCGACCCGGCCGCGGCCGCCGACCTCCTCGCCCAGGCCGGCTACGGACCGGACAACCCGCTGACGGTGCGGCTGTGGACCTACGCGAACCGGCCGGAGCTCCCGACGCTGGCCACGGCCGTGCAGGCGATGCTGGCCGGGGCCGGGATCACCGCGGAGATCCGGATCGGCGAGTACGCGGCCCAGGAACCCGAGCTGCTGGCCGGCCGCTACGACATGATGGTGCTGTCCCGCAACCTGCTCACCGACCTGCCGGACGCCGCGGGCGTGCTGACCAGCGACTACACGTGCTCGGGCTCCTACAACCTCAACCGGTACTGCTCCCCGGAGTTCGACGCGCTGGTCGCCGGTCTGGTGGACCTGCCCGATCCCGCGGCCCGTCAGGACGTGTTCGCCCGGGCGGCGCAGCTGCTCGAGGCCGACACGGCCGGCGTCCCGCTGGTCCACACCGTGGACACCTCGGCGACCCGGGGGGTCACCGGGTTCGTGCCCGACCCGGCCAACCGGGTGCTGGTCACCTCGGAGCTGGCCCGAACGGGCTGAGGATGCCGGGAACGCTCGGCAGGCGACTGCTCCCGCTGCCCCTGGTCCTCCTGGGCGCGTCGGCTCTGGTGTTCCTGCTGCCGCGCGCCTCCGGGCTCGACACCACCCGCACCGTCCTGCGCTCACGGATCGCCGACTCGGCCCCCGACCCGGCCGCCGCGGAGCGAGTGAGCAGGGAGCTCGGCCTCGACGGCCCGCTGTGGCAGCAGTACCTGCTCTGGCTGGGCTCCGCCCTGCGCGGGGACCTCGGCCTGTCCTTCTCCACCCGCACCGCCGTGGTCCCGCAGCTCGTCGCGGCGCTGGGCGTGTCGACCCTGCTCACGGCGTCCGCCCTGCTCCTGGCCGGCCTCGTCGGCATCCCGGCCGGTGTCACCGCGGCCCGGCGGCCGGGGGGCCCGGTCGACCGGGCCGTGACCACGCTCTCGGTGCTCGGTGCGGCGGTGCCCGAGTTCATCCTCGCCCCGCTGCTGGTGCTGGTGTTCGCCGTCGCGCTCCCGCTCCTGCCCGCCGCGGGGTGGGGCGGCCCGGCGGCGGCGGTGCTCCCCGTCGTCACGCTCGCGCTGTTCCCCGCGGCGCTGGCCGCCCAGCTGACCCGCGCCGAGACCGCCGACGTGCTGGGCACCCTGCACATCGCCGCGGCCCGGGCCAGGGGCCTGTCCGAGCGGCGGCTGCTCTGGGTGCACGCCGCCCGCCGCTCCCTGACCTCGGTGACGGCGCTGTCGGGCATGTTCTTCGCCGGCCTGCTCGGGGGGTCGGTCGTCGTGGAGGTGGTCTTCGCGGTGCCCGGGCTCGGCCGGCTGCTCTACGACGCCGTGCTCGCCCAGGACCTGCCGGTGGTGCAGGGCGGGCTGCTCGCGCTGGTCACGATCGCGGTCCTCACGACGGTCGGCGCCGAGGTCGTCCAGTTCGCGCTCGACCCCCTCGCCCGCCGGGCCGCCCGGTGACCCGCGACCGCCTGCCCGCGGTGGCGCTGGGGACCCTCGCCGTCGTGCTGCTGGTGGCGGCGCTGCTGCCGCTCGACGCGGTGGGCAACGACCTCGCGAACCGGTTCGCCCCGCCGTCGCCCGCCCACCCGCTGGGCACCGACCAGCTCGGCCGCGACGTGCTGGCCCGGCTGGCCGCAGGCACCCGCCTGTCCGTGGGGTTCACCGTGGTGGCCGTGGCGCTGTGCGCCGGGATCGGCACGGCGCTCGGCATGCTGGCCGGGTTCCGCGGCGGCATCGCGGCGCAGACGCTGACCCGCGTCGTCGACGTGCTGGTCGCCGTGCCGTCGATCCTGCTCGCACTCGTGCTCACCGCGCTGCTCTCCCCCGGCACGACGACCCTGCTGATCGCCGTCACGCTGACCGGCTGGACCCCGTTCGCCAGGCTCGCGCTCGGCCTCACCGTCCGCGAGGCGGGCACCGACTACGTGCGCAGCGCGACCGCGCTGGGCGCCGGGTCCGGGCGCATCGTGTTCCGGCACATCCTGCCGAACGCCGTGCGGCCCCTCGCCGCGCACGCGTTCCTGCGGTTCGCCGCGACCCTGCTGACCGTCGCGGGCCTGTCGTTCCTCGGGCTGGGGCCGCAGCCGCCGACGGCGGAGTGGGGGGCGATGCTCGACGACGCCCGCCCCTACCTGTTCGTGCGGCCGGGCCTGGTCCTGGCCCCCGCCGCGGCGATCGTGGGCGTCGCGTTCGTCGTCACGCTGGCCGGCCGGGCCCTCGAGCGCCGCTGGGGCGAACCGGACGTCTTCCGTCGGCCCCGCAACTCCCCATAGTCTGCATGTGCAGATGATGGGCAACAACGCGATGGAGGCGTCATGGCGACGACCGACGAGCAGGGCCGCAGGCGCGGCACCGTCCGACCCGAGCTCAAGGAGCTGCTGGCCCCGCTCGGCGTGACCCCGGCCCGGGTCGACGACGCCGACGCCCGCGCCGTGCTCGAGCGGGACGGGGCCGTCGTCCTCCGCGATCGCGGGAGCGACCCGGAGGAGCTGGTCACCGCAGCCGCCCGGCTGCTCGGCGGCCGGCTGCGGGAGCTGTTCGGGATCCGGCGGCAGCACGGCGTCGACTCCCCCGCGCTGACGCTGCACAGCGACGGGGCCACCGTCACCGTCGACGTCCACGGCCGTGCGGTCCGGCTGCGCGACCCCGACGAGGACTACCTGCTCATGCTCTGCACCCGCCCTGCCCCGCGGGGCGGCGACTCCGTGCTCATCGACGGCTACGCGCTGGTCGACGTGCTGCGCGAGGCCCGGCCGGAGCTGCACGAGTTCCTCACCACCTGCGACGTCGACTTCTTCGGCGGCTGGACGGACCGGCCGCACTCCGTGCCGCTCACCCCGCTGGTCCGCGGCCTGGTGGAGCACACCCGGCGCGGCAGGCGCGCGGTCCGGGCAGGCGACTTCGCCCTGCCCGTCCCGCGCGAGCCGCGGTGGGACGCCCACCTCGCCCACCTCGACGAGTACGCCGACGTGCTCGCCACCGCGCAGGAGTGCGCCGCGCGGTTCCGGCTCGAGGCGGGCGAGCTGCTCGTGCTGGACAACTACCGCTTCGTGCACGGCCGCGACGCGTTCGCGGGCGAGCGCACGATGCACGTCATGACGGTCCGGACCACCGGCGCCTTCTGAACCGGTCACCGGTAGCGCCGCGGGACCGTCCACGGGCGGCCGAACTCCTCGTCGAACGACTCGGGGTCGAACGGGCTGTCACCCCCGGCGGGGAAGCTGGTCAGCTCGCCGAAGACCACCCGACCGTCGACGTCGTAGAGGTCCACGCGCACGAAGTCGGTGCCCGCGCCGAGCCGCTCGGCCACCTCGATCATCTCGGTCAGGCAGGCGGGCTCCGCGGGTTCCGCCCGGGGCGGCCCGCCGCTCAGCGGCAGGTGCCGCCAGTCGGGCCGGAAGAAGTCCTGGGTGCGGCGGCCGAACCGCCCGGCGTCGACCTGCACGAACGCGCACCGGCCGTGGAAGACGAAGAACTTGCAGTCGTCGGGGATCGCCCCGTCCGCGCGGGCGAGCAGCTCCTCGACGATGATCCGCCGCGGCACCCGGCCGTAGACCCACTCGTGGTTGGGCCCCCGCCCGTAGAGCTGGGCCACCCAGCCCCGCGCGATCCGGACGACCTCCTCGCGCGGCGCGGCCCCGGGCCGGACGTGCCGGTAGACCCAGCTGCCCTCCTCCGTCGGCAGGCGCGCGTCGGCGGGTGCGCGGTCGGACACGACGATCGCCGCACCGCTGCCGTGCGTCGGCTTGACGACGTGGGCGTCCGGCAGGTCCAGGTCGCGCAGCTCCGCGGGGTCGTCGACGATCGCGTACGCGCGCGGCAGGTACCGCTCCCCCACCACCGCGGCGACGTGGTCGCGGACCGCGGCCTTGTCGGCGAAGGTCACGACGAGCTCGCGGTGGTCGCGCAGCATCTTGTAGCGCACCTTCTCGCGGAACGTGCGGGGGCGGCGCGTGCGCCACAGGCGCACCGCCCGCACGAGCCTGCTCCGCACGCGCAGGCGGACGCGTACCGCCGGCACCCGCGGCCCCCTCAGCGCACGAGGTCGGCGAGCGCCACCATCTCCGCCTCCGGATCGACGACGGGCTGGATGACGATCTCGTCGATCCCGGCCGCCTCCATGCCCGCGATCCGCGCGAGCAGCTCCTCGCGCGTGCCGATCAGGCCCAGCTTGTCGACCAGCGACGGCACGACGAGCTCGCGGTCGTCGGCGTCGATGCGCCCGAGGTAGTTGCGGTAGAGGACGGCGTGGCGGTCGGGCGCGGTGGAGGTGGTGCCGCGCTTGGCCAGCAGCCGCTGCACGGCGGCCGCCTCGTCGGGTTCGAGCGTGTCGAGGAAGCCCTTGTTGTCGGCGGCGAAGGTGAGCAGCGCCATCGCGATGTGGCCCATGGTGTCGCGGGCGAGGTCGCCGTGGCGGTCCTCGCCGTCGTCCAGCACGCGCAGCGAGGTCATCACGTAGGAGTCGACGTCGTCGGCCACGCCCGCCTCCTGCGCGGCCGCGCGGCGGGCCCCGTCGAACGCCGTCCACGCACCGGGATCGAGCAGGCCGAACGAGATCACCCCGGCCCCGAGCCGGCCAGCGATGGCGGCGGCCTTGAGACCGAACGCGGCGACCACGAACTCCACCGGGGACGTCGTGTCCACGTAGGGGCCGACGTGCAGGAACCGCACCGGGCGGACCCGGTCGCCCTCGCGGTAGTCGGTAGACCGACCCGCGGTGAGGTCCTGCACGGCCGCGGTGAACGACTCGAGCTCGGCCATCGTCGTCGGCAGCATGCCGAGGGTCCGCCGGGCGGTGTTGCCGGTGCCGACGCCGCAGATGATCCGCCCGGGCGCGATCGCGTTGAGGCTGGCGACCGCCGCGGCCGCCGCGGGCGCGGAGCGCAGTGCCGGTGAGGTGACCCCGATGCCCAGCTTGATCCGGTCTGTGGCCTTCGCGCAGAGCGCCAGCGAGACGAACGGGTCCCCGTTCACCATCGGCGTGTCGTACACCCAGAAGCTGTGGAACCCGAGCTCCTCGGCCCGTACGGCCAGGTCCTCGACCCCGGGTCGGGCCGTCATCACGATCCCCGTGCGCATGCGGTGGTCCCCTCGTCGTCGAGTGCGACCGGCCCATGGTCACACGCCGCGCCGGTGCGGGACACCGCCTCCGGTGCGGTCAGCGGCGCGCCAGGTAGACCGTGTTCGACGACCGCCCTCCGGTGAGCGGGTTGGGGAAGTCGACGACCTCGGCCCGGTCCTCGGAGAAGACCTCGCCCAGCACCGCGCCGAAGGCGTCGAGCGGCGGGCGGTCCGACCACAGGCCCAGCACGCCGCCCTCGCGCAGCGACGGCAGGAGCCTGCGCAGGCCCGCCGCGGCGTAGAACTCCGCGTGGGCGGGGGCGAGCACGTGGTCCGGGGCGTGGTCGATGTCGACGAGCACGGCGTCGTAGCGGGCCCCGGGCGCCTCGGGGTCGAGGCCGTCGCCGCCCGCCACCCGCGCGAAGAAGTCGGCGCAGCGCAGCACGACCCGGGGGTCGCCGGTCAGCCGTCCCGACACCGGCAGCAGGCCGTCGCGGTGCCAGGCGATCACCTCGGGCAGGGCCTCCACCACGGTCACCGAGCGCACCCGCGGGTCGTCGAGCACGGCGACGGCGGTGTAGCCCAGACCCAGCCCGCCGACGACGACGTCGAGCGCGTCGCCCCCGACGGCGGCGAGGCCGCGGCGCGCGAGCTCGATCTCCGCGACGGTGAACAGGCTGGACATGAGGAACTCGTCGCCGAGCTTCGCCTCGAACACCTCGACGTCGGCGACGGGATCGTGCCTGCGGCGCAGGCTGATCTCGCCGATGGCGGTGTCGGCCCGGTCGAGCACGAGGAGACGCGCACCGGCACCGGTCCCCCGGCGCGCCGAACGCCGACCGGGCCGGACGGGGCCGTCCTCGGGCACGGACACGGTCACGGGCGCGGTCCTCCGATCGCCGGGCACCGGGAGCGGGGCCGTCGGCGTCGCGATCGTGTCACACGGGGTCGCGCGGTGACCTGCTCAGTCCCAGACGGCGATGACCCGGACCTCGATGCTCTCCCGCGGCGGGGAGTCCGGGATCAACGTGACGAGCCCGACCGGCGTCCGCGAGATCGACGCCTTCGCCGGCACCCGGATGTCCGACAGCGTCATCGCCTGGGGTCGAGCGGCGCAGCCGCGGGGGGGCGCCTAGCGGTCAGTCGGCGTCGAGGCCGAACGGGTCGGGGCCGGGGCGCCCGGTCAGCCGCTCCAGGATCGCGCTGAACCCGTTGCGCAGGTGCAGCTCGGTGGCCGCCGCGACCCGGTCGACGTCACCGTCCTCGACCGCCGCGAGGATCTCCAGGTGCTCGCGGTGCGACTGCTCGGCCCGCGGCGCCGCGTCGAGCATCAGGTCCCAGGGGAACGCCTGCCACATGACCGCGATCCGCTCGGTGAGCGCGGGCATGCCGCAGCGCTCGTAGAACAGGAAGTGGAACTCGCGGTTGCGCTCACGCGTGCCGGTCCCGCCGGGTCCGGCGCCGTCGTCGAGGAGCCTGCGCGCCTGGGCGAGGTCGCGGCGCGACAGGCGCAGCGTCGCCCGGCGCATCGCGTAGGTCTCGGTGAGCCGCCGCACCACGTAGGTGGCGGTGACCTGGTCGAGGTCCACCCCCGCGACCCGGACGCCGCGGTGCGGCTCGGAGACGACCAGCCCCTCGGCCTCGAGCTGGCGCATCGCCTCCCGGACCGGCGTGATGCTCGCGCCGAACTGGCGGGCCAGGTCGTCCTGCGGCATCCGCTCACCGCGGGCGAGCTCGCCGGAGAGGATCCGGCGTCGCAGCTCGTCGACGATCTGGTCGCGCTTGGTCGGTTGGACTGCGGTCATCACCACTCCCCGCGCTTCGTGGATCCGGCACGATCCTAGGCCACGGTGCATCCCGGGACCGGGGACCTCGGTCAGCCCTCCTCCAGCCCCCTGCGGATGCGGTCGGTGTCGGCGCCCACGGCCGGGATCGCGCCCATCCGCGGCTCCCGCCCGTCGTACCCGATCGGGGGCAGGAGCGCCCGGATCGGCCCCGCGGGCGAGTCGACCGTCCGCCACCGGTCGCGGGCGGCCAGCTGGGGGTGCTCCAGCACCTCGCCGAGCTCCCGGCGGCGGGCGTGCGCGATGCGGTGCTCGGCGAGGCGGGCCTCGAGCCCGTCACCGGTCACGTCGAGGAGGACCTTGTCGATCTCGGCGTGCAGCTCGGGGCGGTGCGCCACCCGGCGGCTGCCGGTGTCGAACCGCGGATCGACGGCCAGCTCGGGGCGCTGCAGCACGCCGTCGCAGAAGCGCACCCACTCCCGCTCGTTCTGGATCGCGAGCACGACCTCGACCCCGTCGCCCGCGGCGAAGCAGCCGTAGGGCGCGATCGCGGCGTGGCTGGTTCCGGCGCGCACGGGCGGGGTGCCGTAGCCCGCGTAGTAGAGGGGGTAGCCCATCCACTCGGTGAGCGCGTCGAACAGGCTCACCTCCAGCGCGGCGCCCCGGCCCGTGCGCTCCCGCTCGTAGAGCGCCGCGAGGATCCCGCTGAAGGCGTACATCCCCGCGCCGATGTCGGCCGCCGGGATGCCGCTCTTGGCCGGCTGCTCCGGCGTCCCGGTGACCGACAGCAGCCCGGCCTCGGCCTGGATCAGCAGGTCGTAGGCCCGGGCGTCCCGGTACGGGCCGCTGTCGCCGTACCCGGAGATCGAGCAGGTCACCAGGCGGGGGAACCGCGCGCGCAGCTCCTGCGCCCCGAGCCCGAGCCGCTCGGCCGCGCCGGGGGCGAAGTTCTGGACGAACACGTCGGCGTCGGTCAGCAGGCGCCGGAGCACGTCGATCCCGGCCGGGTCCTTCAGGTCCAGCGCGATCGACTCCTTGGACCGGTTGAGCCAGACGAAGTGGCTGGAGAGCCCCTCGACGGTCTCGTCGTAGTCGCGGGCGAAGTCGCCGGACCCCGGCCGCTCGACCTTGATCACCCGGGCCCCGAGGTCGGCCAGGTGCCGGGTGGCCAGCGGCGCGGCGACGGCCTGCTCGCAGGAGACGACGGTGATCCCGTCCAGCGGGAGCGCGGTCATGCCAGCCCCACGACGACGGCCTTGGTCCGCGTGTAGCCGAGCAGCCCCTCGACACCCTTCTCCCGGCCGTACCCGGACCGCTTCGTGCCGCCCAGCGGCAGCTCGATGCCGCCGCCCGCGCCGTAGGTGTTGACGAAGACCTGGCCGGCGTCGAGCTCGGCGGCCAGGCGGTGGGCCCGGCCGACCGACCCCGTCCACAGCGCGGCGACCAGCCCGTACTCGGTGGCGTTGGCCAGCTCGACGGCCTCGTCGTCGGTGCGGAACGTCGTGACGGCCAGCACCGGCCCGAACACCTCCTGCTGCCCGATCTCCGAGCCGACCGGCACGTGGTCGAACAGGGTGGGCGGGAAGAAGAACCCGGCGCCGCCGGGGGCCTCCCCGCCGGTGACGAGCTCGGCGTCGGCCCGAGCGCGCCCGACCATCGCGGCCACCCGGTCGCGCTGCGTCGCGTTGGTCAGCGGCCCGAGGTCGGGGTCGTCCGGCCCGGGACCCGTGCGGACCGCCTCGAACCGCTCCCGGACCCGGGCCACCACCTCGTCGTGCACGGACTGGTGCACCAGCACGCGCGAGCCCGCCGTGCAGGTCTGCCCGGCGTTCTGCACGATCGAGTTGACGATCAGCGGGACCGCCCGGTCGAGGTCGGCGTCGGCGAAGACGATGTTCGGGGACTTGCCTCCCAGCTCCAGCACCACGGGCACGACGTTCGCCGCGGCGGCGGTGGCGACCGCCGTGCCCACCGGGCGCGAGCCGGTGAAGGAGAGGTGGTCGATGCCCGGGTGGGCGGCCAGCGCGGCGCCCGCCTCGACCCCGACGCCCGTGACGACGTTGAACGCGCCGTCGGCGAAGCCCGCCTCGGCGGCCAGGCGGGCGAGCTCGACCGCGGTGACGGGGCTGTCCTCGGCCGGCTTGAGCACGCAGCAGTTGCCCGCGGCCAGCAGCCACGGCCAGGGCCACGAGACGGCGTTCGCACAGCTCGCGTCCGCGGTGCTGCAGGTCCCGATGGAGAAGATCCGGCTGGTGCAGTCCGACACCGCGCTGGTGCCCCGCGGCTCGGGACCATGGGGTCGCGGTCGCTGCAGACCGGCGGCAGCGCGATCCACGGTTCCAGCACCGAGCTGGTCGTGCGCGCCCGCGAGATCGCCGCCCACCTGCTGGAGGCGTCGGCGGAGGACGTGGAGCTGTCCGCGGCCGGATTCGGGGTCAGGGGCGTCACGGGGCCGGTCGTGACCTGGGCCCAGGCAGCGGCGGCCGCCGAGGACGGCACCGGCCGCCCGGACGGCGCGGCCGCCGCCCTGCGCGAGGAGCTGGACTTCGCCCAGGGCCAGTCCAGCTTCCCGTTCGGCTCGCACATCGCCGTCGTCGAGGTCGACCTGGACACCGGCCGGGTCACCCCGCTGCGGCACGTGGCCGTCGACGACTGCGGGCGGATCCTCAACCCGCTGCTGGTCGAGGGCCAGCAGCACGGCGGCATCGCCCAGGGCGTCTCGCAGGCGCTCTACGAGCTGGTCGACTACGACGCCGACGGCAACCCGACCACCGCCAACCTGGTGTCCTACACGATCCCCAGCGCCGCGGACCTGTGCGCGTTCGAGGCGTCCACCACCGAGACCCCGACGCACCTGAACCCGCTGGGCGCCAAGGGCATCGGGGAGTCGGGGACGATCGGCTCCACCCCGGCCGTGCACAACGCCGTGATCGACGCGCTCTCGCACCTCGGGGTGCGCCACATCGACATGCCGCTCACCCCCGAGAAGGTGTGGCGGGCGATCCGGGGAGCGGCCGGGCCGGGCGCGGCGGGCTGACGGCGGGGCGGGCCACCGCACGCCAGCGGTTACCCTCGGGCGAGCCGGAGAACCCCCGGACGGTCACCCGGAGGAGAGCCCGACCATGCCCCCTGTCCCTCGCGGTGGCTCCACCGTCGTCGCGGCGACGTGGGCGGTCGCCGGTGTCGTCCACCTCCTGATCGCGCTCCGCGGCGACGGCGCGGGCGCCGTGCTCGGGTTCGCCCTCGCCGCGGTGGCCCTGGTCGGGGCGGCCGCGCTGCTCGTGGACCCCCGGCCCGAGCTGCTGGTCGTGGCCGCGGTGGCCGGCGTCGTGGGGGTGGCCGCGTTCGCGCTGCCGCTGATCCTGCCGCTGCTGGGGATCGGGGGTCCGGCCACCGATCCCCTCGACGCGTGGCGGATCGGCGCCTTCGTGGTGGACGCG
This sequence is a window from Pseudonocardia petroleophila. Protein-coding genes within it:
- a CDS encoding CaiB/BaiF CoA transferase family protein; translation: MTALPLDGITVVSCEQAVAAPLATRHLADLGARVIKVERPGSGDFARDYDETVEGLSSHFVWLNRSKESIALDLKDPAGIDVLRRLLTDADVFVQNFAPGAAERLGLGAQELRARFPRLVTCSISGYGDSGPYRDARAYDLLIQAEAGLLSVTGTPEQPAKSGIPAADIGAGMYAFSGILAALYERERTGRGAALEVSLFDALTEWMGYPLYYAGYGTPPVRAGTSHAAIAPYGCFAAGDGVEVVLAIQNEREWVRFCDGVLQRPELAVDPRFDTGSRRVAHRPELHAEIDKVLLDVTGDGLEARLAEHRIAHARRRELGEVLEHPQLAARDRWRTVDSPAGPIRALLPPIGYDGREPRMGAIPAVGADTDRIRRGLEEG
- a CDS encoding aldehyde dehydrogenase family protein, which encodes MSDCTSRIFSIGTCSTADASCANAVSWPWPWLLAAGNCCVLKPAEDSPVTAVELARLAAEAGFADGAFNVVTGVGVEAGAALAAHPGIDHLSFTGSRPVGTAVATAAAANVVPVVLELGGKSPNIVFADADLDRAVPLIVNSIVQNAGQTCTAGSRVLVHQSVHDEVVARVRERFEAVRTGPGPDDPDLGPLTNATQRDRVAAMVGRARADAELVTGGEAPGGAGFFFPPTLFDHVPVGSEIGQQEVFGPVLAVTTFRTDDEAVELANATEYGLVAALWTGSVGRAHRLAAELDAGQVFVNTYGAGGGIELPLGGTKRSGYGREKGVEGLLGYTRTKAVVVGLA